The genomic interval agtCACCCAGCTGCTGCAAGACTTAGAAACAAGCCTTTCCCTCACTTTGATCAATTAGCCATTAAATTTAGGAAGAATAGAGCAACTGGGGAAGGAGCAGAGTCACCAGCTGATGCAGTGGAGAACATAGAAACTAAGGAAGTTGCATTTGCAGCAACAAGGGTAGCTTTAGAAGTTTTCAGTGCattgaatgatgatgaagatgacaatggtgatgatgatgtttCTCTTGCTCAAGCTACCAATAGTGAGGGATCCACTGCTGCTAGAAGAAGGACTATAGAGCAAGGTGACAGAGAGGTGAGTTGCAAAAAATCTAAGACAAAAAGTAATGGTGACAACATCGTTCATGCATTCCAATCTAGTGTGGATAAAATTGGAGAAATCTATCAAGGTGCAAAGGAAGGAATTGATAAATTAGCAAGTTGTTTTCAATTCATGGCTGAAGATGCGAGGTTGAAAAAGCATGTAGCTGAGATAGTTCAGGGAGTTGAAGGTTTGACTCCCGAAGAAATTGTTAAGGCTGGACATATCATCTCTAGTGATATGTGGAAGATAAATTATCTATTTTCATTGTCAGAGGAGTTGTAGAAAATTTATGTGAAGGCTTTGCTTAGTGGCTCAATTTAAAGCAATGATGGGTATTGTTATTGCAAGGAGCTAGTTATCAATTTAGGGTGAACTTTAACAATGTTATTAACTTTGAACTCTTTTGTATTTTAACAATGGTGTGTCTATCCTTTAAGTGACTTCAACTTTGGTTTTATTAGAACTTTATGACTTTTGGTTTAGAGCATCAATCAAGGAACttcatttatgatttttaGTTATATGGTTTTAGTGATGCTATGcttgatattttgttttagCTTGATAGCAagttattttgaatttatgataTTTTCAGAAGAAATTAATTAGAGATTGAGAATTATGGGTATTTTATTGCCAATTTGCTATTGGTTACAAGAGAGGAAGCTATCACATTAATGTATACATCTAAAACGTATTaagaagtaaaaataaaatattatcttttaaagaaaatatttaaaataaaatatacaatataagaaattatattaaaaaaaaaatgtatacttataataagaaatgaaaaataaaatatatttaaaaatgacattatataaaaattaacaataaaaaatatatgttaaacttgtattttaatatataagtGTAGTTTTGGAAATTAACATCACATACCTTGTAAAGTACTTGTAAAACAAATACTGCAATGTTATATTCTTTGTATTTTAATCATTACATTACTTATATACCAAACACTGCAATGTTATATTCCCTGCAATCACATTgcttgcaatcacattacctGCAATCATATTACctgtaatcacattacattgtaaAATACCAAAAGCTACCTAAATGTTTTGCATCCTTGCCACTTCCTCCTTAGTGAGAACGCCTTATTTCTATCTCTCTTGTCATTAGGATTAGAACAGGCCATCAAGCTCAATTCTTTCTCAGATGCTGAGAAAGGAgtgcttctttttttcttcttttttccagGAGAAGTTTTGGCGTTGATTTGATCCAAGGGTTAGTTTTGTCGCTGCTCTGTTGAGTTGACCCTGGGTGTTCAATTATCAGCTTGTTGGTTCAATAGCAGCCTGCCTGATCAGTTCGATCAAGCCAATaggttcaatttttttccttggGATGATCAGATATGGTTCGAATATCTTTGTATTTGATACTAGATATGGTTCTTACAAGTGTAACAATATGGAGGAACTAAAGAATAGTGGGAAATTGGTTCAAGGTGAAGTGGTCGTACAAGTCGAAAATGGGATAAAAGTTGTAATGTTAGCCGTAGGGACTCGTCATTTACCTTTACCTTTGAGTTTAATATGGGAACTTAAAGaatattataatgttttaGCTCTTTGGAGAAACATTATTTCGAGTTCATTTTTAGTAGTAAatgattatttgaaatttcagaTCAAAGGTAATTATTGTTCTTTTTTACTTAGATAATGTATTTTATAGTAATACGAACTATGCAAATAGTATTATATGTTCTTGAACCAGAAAGAACAATACTCAACataaatgtaaataaattgaaatggGATGGTCCAaatcaaaatgagaaaagaatcACAAAGTTACAAAAAAGGATACTTAGATCcttttgattataaataaaatgaaacttGTGAATATTTTCTCTTTAGAAATATGACCAAATCACCTCTTAAAGGAAAATGTGCCAGAGGAAGATACTTTTATTTCATCACTTTTATTGATGACCATTCTAGGTATGGCTATGTAGACTTGACAAGAATATTCTCACTGTTCAATTAGATCGAGGTGAAGAATATCTTAGCTAAGAGTTTATTGACTatcttaaagaaaatgaaattcttTCTCATTGGATTCCTCCAGAACCACCAACAACACAACAACATTCAGGAGAAGAGAAATCAAACCCTATTGGACATGCTTTGATCCATGATGAGAAAGGTAGACCTTCCTACTTTGTTTTGGGGTATGCACTTGAAACTACCATGAACCTTCTAAATAAAGTTTCAACCAAATCAATAGACAATATCCCATATAAGATATGGAAAGTCAAGAGGCCAAATTTATTCTACTTGAAGATTTAGGGATGCATTGCTTATGTGAAGCATGCACAATCTAACAAGCTTAGAGCTAGATGAGTAAAATGCATGTCAATGGGATATCCAAAAGAATCTTTTGGATATTACTTTTATACCTCAATTGAGTAAAAGGTTTTTGTCTCAAGACATGCTACTTTCTTAGAAAAAAGTAACTACTTGAAAGAAGCAATCACAGTAAAAAGGTTCAAGAATCACAAATTCCACAAGAACTTAAGCCCATGATTTGAGCATCATATGCGCAACTAAAGTTCAATGTACATAAAAACTTTGACAATTTTTTGAGATACACTAACCTCTAAAGAGATATGGATTTGTCATTATCAAAGATTTATTGCTTACTGATCATAAACCTCCTACTTACGAGGGAGCAAGTTGGacattgattttgaaaaataactaAAGGCCATTAATCCAAAATGGATGCAAACCAAAGATGATCTGACTTCAAGGAAATGTTATAAATTCTTGCTAAGTTTTGCCAATTGTTTGAATGGCTTTTCTCAATATAGAGAGTTTGTGGTTTGCGACACAACAAAACCTTGAAGAAGAGGTGAGCATATCACCCTCAACCGTCAAAAGGACGAAGGTAAAGCTAACAAAACCCAATGTTTAAGAAAGGATAagttttatcaatttttgtaTTCTCTCTATCCCTACTTTCTACTATTACTTTTATattgaacaaataaaatttcatttacttgatacttttacttttccttattcaactttttttattatttactttttgttctttatttattttttttaaatatctaaaaaaatcaaataaacctttattcttttattgcattcaattAAACCCTTATACGTTTATTTTGAACAAAACAAATTCtattaattgttattagtcaaaatatcacttattatGTTATTCTACGTGGTGTTGACATTGGATACTAAAATGCCATAGTAAAAGGTGACATAGCATGACATGCTGATGTGAAATGATAACATTATCACATATCATTTTTCACCATTAACGTCAACGTTACGTGAACAAAAAataacaagtgatatttttgACTAATAACGTTTAGTTAACCGTTAATCATAATAGCTTATTTgactgaaaataaaatataagaaattaatcaaactcaataaaaaaaaaaacttatttaaattattttgaatatttcaaaacttttgaaaatattatgtcaatttttttcgggaaaaaaaggaaacacaAAAAGCAAATAACAAAAGAAGCAACTAACCTAGCGTAAGCTAACAAGGTTTCCATGttttttcttcacaaataCCATCTTTCCTGGTGTCAACTCTGAAATAGTTTTTCTGCCACTACCCTTCTTCGTTGACATCTTCCTGCAACGCCACTGAACCACAACAATCAAAGATTTCAACTTGTTTTTTCTCCTGGATTAAATCTTGTCAAACAACTATCCCTGCCAACATGCAATAGTACCTTTAAAATCAAACATCCAATCCTGCGATCACAGCTAATTCTGTCTAATGCCGCAAACACAAACATACCACTTAAGCTGTAGCTGTATCTCGAAAATCAGCTTTTGGCTTTTGCTACCCAACGATTTCAGAGGAATGAATCAGCTTCCACTGCTGCAGAAATACCTACATTTTCAGGGGCTCCAGATTTTCAAGCTGAAAGCATGTGAAGTCACTAACGTAACAGGATTATCATATGCTTCCTCTGAACCGGATGCATCTAAGAATCAAAGCCATGTATATAACTGGCATAATTCGCATAAGAGGATAGCAAAATGAGGCACATACGTCACACATTTTGCCTATCAAATCAAACAGAGAATCACAACTCTGGAGTCTTAGACCATATATCTTTCAATTTCCAAAGAAATTGAATATCAGCACATTCACCGAGGCCATCAAAAGAATAACATGATCTTCTAATAGAAACGAAGAAGTTGAAACGAGAAAGCAAAAGGGTGAGCACAAAAGCAGCTAAGGTCATacattctttaattttttcatcttaGAAGGTGGCCATCGCCCCTTCTTCCTCATCTTCCTCTTGCGAAGAAGCCGCTTTCTACGAAGCCTTATTTTCTTGGCCAGCTTCATCCTCATCTTCTGCTCCATCATCTGCTGCGCCTTGGACTCTGACTCTAACGGCAGCTGTTCCACTGGCAAAGCTTCCTTCTTGCTTTCCGAGGGAGGCTGAGGCTCGCCACCGGTGCTTGCAGCAGACGCTTTTACTGTCATCAACAATCTTTTCTTGTTGGGGACAACCTGTGTACGAATTGGACATTTCGAGGGAGGATGATCAACTGCTTTTGGCCGCACCCAGGAAACTGACACCCAATACAAAgttttaaaacattttcattctttGAAGTATGAAGCCAAGAATATGTACGTTACATTTACAGTGAATCATCGAAGGCATCACAATGTCAACAGGTAGTTCGATGAAAAGCCCCAGAGAAGATCAAGTTAAAAGAGAGAGCGACTTACTTGGTGAAACAGCGATGGGCAAGGATGTTGCGCAGGAAGAAACTGGAGAAGAAGATAGACATGGAAGCGGATTAAAGCTGAGGAGAGCCATTACCTTGCAACTCGCTAAAACATTAGTCCTTTGGTTTTGGATAAGCCAGAtaaatgctctttttctttctacacACCATCGAAACAATAGATAAAACGATACAGGtggattttatttataataattgaaaaaacaaaaaaaaaaaagccttgATGGGCCGACGTCCTACGCTGCTGCCCACTAAGTCATGGACGTATCCAGATGAAGTATATTAAACTTTAAAGAATTAACTTATCCAAAAcgttaaagaatttgacaatgAAGTCATTCTAAAATGTATTAattctaaataataaattactttaattcTATAATTTTGAGTATTAGAATTAATACTAGATTTTGGcattccatatatatatatatagtatgcTTGgtaaaaaagatgaaaaaaatagtATTCATTTCATTAACTATTTTTTCTATGAATTGCTTGGCAGagtcaaaaaataaaagaaaagaaaacgaaaactatgttattttatcattatatCCTTTGTAAGATaagataaaaagataaaatctaaaaaattacGAATAGTCTAGTAAATATGTAACAATTAATTGACCATCAAACTATCTAGGAAGTCTCAATATTATAGTGTTTTTGTCAATTTAGTCTCTTTACTaaaaattactcaatttaATCCATGTACTTTATGTTAGGAAGATAAgcttaaagtaaaaataaccAAGAGGGGGAGAATTGGTTGTAAATTAAAAGttccctttttttaaaataactttgaAAGTGCAGTAGAAATACgagaattgaaataaaaaaagcaaAGTACAAAACAATTAAGCAAAGTGTGAAAAGGTAAAGAGTACTTAGTCGAATTTTTATAGAGGGTTGGTCTTCCAATGCCTATGTCCTCTCCTTTGATAGCACAAGGAGTTCGAATCCACTATTAATTTGCATTTTCAACAGAATCAGGTGCAACTTTTACAATTTACCTTTTAACAAGATCAAGTATAACCTTCACGACATGCCTTTTAATAGGATCAAGCGTAACCTTAACCAAAACACTGCCTTTACACAAGATACAACTTTTTAAAGGATCAGGTGAAACCCTTTTACTTTTTGCTTGGGTTTATAACCGATACAATAGTGGATTCTCAAGAACCTCTAGCTCAAAACCTTTAGAAAAGCTAGTAAAAAAGTTTAGGTTCAAAAAGATGAGAGTtttctcaaaagaaatgaatgatgaaagaaGGTTTAAGCTCAAGAAGTATTAGCTGaaggataaaaatatgatCTTTAGGTTCTGCTATTTCTCCaataaatgaattttatgttcacagctcttttaattgtttttcctctctttttctcttcaaagatgattcaaatcattcaagttttcttctttaacGTTCTCATGATAGATATTTATAGGTCTTGTGATTTTTTGCCtcgttggagtgaaatttgaaTCAATTTTCGTACATTCCAATCAATTTGCACATTTTAATTACACATGGAGAATCTATTCTTTGATCATGAGCACTTGATTCTTCAGAAAATTTGGAGTTTTTTG from Theobroma cacao cultivar B97-61/B2 chromosome 5, Criollo_cocoa_genome_V2, whole genome shotgun sequence carries:
- the LOC18598715 gene encoding 50S ribosomal protein 5, chloroplastic: MALLSFNPLPCLSSSPVSSCATSLPIAVSPISWVRPKAVDHPPSKCPIRTQVVPNKKRLLMTVKASAASTGGEPQPPSESKKEALPVEQLPLESESKAQQMMEQKMRMKLAKKIRLRRKRLLRKRKMRKKGRWPPSKMKKLKNV